From the Psilocybe cubensis strain MGC-MH-2018 chromosome 9, whole genome shotgun sequence genome, one window contains:
- a CDS encoding 4-coumarate--CoA ligase-like 7 produces the protein MLFRSIAGELPSIPDDLSIPQFILDSQHELRPDRPHGLPWLVADKSGKTLGLDEIQRRTNALAVRLRDGFGIRHNDPVVFFSSNHIDYPICMWAVHRLLGIVTPCNPSLTVPELVQVLKLAKPKLIVSHVDCLAVAVNAAEKFGIGADRIIVLQNQDESPSTQSAFGDSKTVEHLIQEGSKSTDLIHGRRFNSGEAKTQVAFYSSSSGTTGPPKMVKISHYAFIADIILTAALNKVGRKELSPRYVPGDRCLGVLPFYHIYGLVLILHFNFFAAISVVVVSKFNFADMLHSIDRYKINSLMVVPPQVVLLSKEPIVKNYDLSHIRTVLCSAAPLAGELYDQLIKLVPQATISQAYGSTEATGVVSMTQANEKHGRQCGIMAPGIQGRVVRSDGTLAGYDEEGELHIKTPASAMGYLDNEAATKETFLDDSWMRTGDLVKIDRNDEIVVLDRVKVRGFQVAPAELEGCILDHPLVADVGVVGVPDSFSGEVPLAFVTLTPEGHKLPLSDLKGSLHKHVAENKAPFKHLRYIEVIDSIPKTPSGKLLRRDLREKGRSLVARETKL, from the exons ATGCTTTTTCGCTCTATCGCTGGAGAACTTCCCTCAATACCTGATGATCTTTCAATTCCTCAATTCATACTGGACTCTCAGCATGAGTTACGACCAGACCGCCCACATGGTCTACCGTGGCTTGTGGCGGACAAGTCAGGCAAGACACTTGGACTAGACGAG ATTCAACGGAGAACAAATGCGTTAGCAGTCCGTCTTCGCGATGGCTTTGGCATCA GGCATAACGATCCCG TCGTGTTTTTCAGCAGCAACCATATAG ACTACCCCATATGCATGTGGGCCGTCCATCGGCTCCTTGGAATTGTGAC TCCCTGCAACCCGTCCCTTACTGTCCCAGAACTTGTGCAGGTCCTCAAGCTTGCAAAACCAAAACTTATCGTCAGCCATGTCGATTGTTTGGCGGTAGCAGTTAACGCCGCAGAGAAGTTTGGGATCGGGGCAGACCGTATCATTGTTCTGCAAAATCAAGACGAAAGTCCATCCACGCAATCAGCTTTCGGAGACTCGAAGACTGTCGAGCATCTCATTCAGGAGGGTTCTAAATCTACGGATCTCATACATGGAAGACGATTTAACTCTGGCGAAGCAAAGACGCAGGTCGCGTTCTACAGCTCGTCTAGCGGCACCACTGGACCGCCGAAG ATGGTCAAAATCTCGCACTATGCATTCATAGCGGATATCATTCTCACGGCGGCGTTGAATAAAGTGGGAAGAAAGGAACTAAGTCCTAGATATGTTCCAGGAGATCGATGCCTCGGTGTTCTCCCGTTCTATC ACATCTATGGACTGGTTCTCATA TTGCATTTCAACTTCTTCGCAGCA ATATCTGTCGTGGTTGTCTCAAAGTTCAACTTTGCAGATATGCTTCACAGCATTGATAGATATAAAATCAATTCTCTTATGGTCGTTCCCCCTCAAGTAGTCCTCCTTAGCAAG GAACCTATAGTCAAGAACTACGACTTATCGCATATTCGAACGGTTCTCTGCTCTGCAGCCCCGTTAGCAG GTGAACTATATGATCAGCTCATCAAACTAGTGCCCCAGGCTACCATAAGCCAGGCTTACG GCTCCACGGAAGCGACGGGCGTAGTTTCTATGACCCAAGCTAACGAGAAGCATGGTCGTCAATGTGGAATCATGGCTCCGGGGATTCAGGGACGTGTCGTAAGATCTGATGGCACTCTTGCGGGTTACGATGAAGAAGGGGAATTGCATATCAAAACGCCCGCTTCTGCTATGGGATATCTTGATAATGAAGCAGC GACGAAGGAGACTTTCTTAGATGACTC TTGGATGAGAACGGGGGATCTAGTGAAAATAGATAGGAATGATGAGATTGTTGTTCTTGATCGTGTCAAG GTCCGTGGATTCCAGGTCGCTCCTGCAGAACTCGAGGGCTGCATTTTGGACCATCCACTCGTTGCGGATGTTGGCGTTGTTGGAGTCCCAGACTCATTCAGTGGTGAAGTTCCTCTTGCATTTGTGACTCTCACGCCAGAAGGGCATAAGCTACCTTTGAGTGACCTAAAAGGCTCACTCCATAAA CATGTCGCTGAGAACAAAGCCCCGTTTAAACATCTTCGTTACATCGAAGTCATTGATTCAATCCCAAAGACTCCCAGTGGCAAGCTTCTTCGACGTGACCTTCGTGAAAAGGGTAGAAGCTTGGTTGCTCGGGAGACGAAGCTCTGA
- a CDS encoding NADPH-dependent aldehyde reductase-like protein, chloroplastic yields MSSASTLPLQGKVAIVTGGSKGIGAAITLHLLSLGANVVFSYSSDESSASALEAKINSEFPAPHGAPPRAVSFKGDSSSIPDIDALVDYTLKTYHHLNIVVANAAIMSLQDLAHTTEEIFDRHMSVNVKGPFFLAQRTAQHLGEGGRIIFLSSSLIANSSVAPPYLVYLATKGAIEQMVRVLARDLAKGKITVNAVAPGPTATDMFLNGKSDALLQAIKSSIPMGRFGTPEEIADIVGFLSGEGSRWVSGQVIRANGAMA; encoded by the coding sequence ATGTCGTCCGCATCAACTCTTCCATTGCAAGGGAAAGTGGCGATTGTCACCGGCGGAAGCAAAGGAATTGGAGCAGCAATAACACTtcacctcctctccctcgGCGCAAACGTGGTCTTTTCCTACTCCAGCGATGAATCCAGCGCGTCTGCTCTTGAAGCAAAAATCAATTCCGAGTTCCCTGCACCCCACGGTGCCCCTCCTCGAGCAGTTAGCTTCAAAGGAGACTCGTCGTCCATACCGGATATCGATGCATTGGTGGACTATACCCTCAAAACATACCACCACCTCAATATCGTTGTGGCGAACGCGGCTATCATGTCCCTCCAGGACCTTGCACACACAACCGAGGAGATCTTCGATCGTCACATGAGTGTCAACGTGAAGGGCCCCTTCTTCCTTGCCCAACGCACTGCACAACATCTAGGGGAAGGTGGTCGAatcatcttcctctcctcATCCCTCATCGCCAACAGCTCGGTTGCACCACCATACCTCGTATATCTCGCCACCAAAGGTGCTATTGAACAAATGGTTCGGGTGCTAGCCAGGGATCTCGCAAAAGGGAAAATCACAGTCAATGCAGTCGCACCTGGACCTACAGCGACCGATATGTTTTTGAACGGGAAGTCCGATGCTTTGTTGCAGGCCATCAAATCGTCAATTCCGATGGGTAGATTTGGTACACCTGAAGAAATTGCAGACATCGTTGGATTTTTGTCGGGAGAGGGTAGCCGTTGGGTGTCGGGACAAGTGATAAGGGCAAATGGTGCTATGGCGTAG
- a CDS encoding MFS-type transporter pytF, translating to MTAMASLSATSELKVLDREKCVHGGLDGSEVVPVSSLESEGRSALDAETAGVSPVVLKYDGGMDAWFAGGWLAMFCVIGLGPASFGTMENFYVQHYLPNSTPSSINWIGSLQLGFQSLVGVLVAGVFDSGHFRWLSLPGYVLFLLSLFMLSLAKENMFYQVFLSQGVGLGLAIGIIYTPISSAVSQHFIERRGLAMGIITTGTALGGTFFSIVLEKFLNGPIGFAWGVRICGFISLACLALANMLIKTNYPPPEINSGSADTHIAQASTPPGPATTVQESGMPLLRQLVRTPSYLVFIIFGFVGSLALYNPIFSIELFALREAHVSTSLGGYLLAILNTSSIFGRLFFNQMADWYGVFEVFIPCMAATAVSLYFPAVLSLDQDVSRSGLRLGLASVPVGLASLIGTPIAAALVGRDRWWAGCVFTGVLELFGAFLLLIVFLMNSSVRRQGERQRQWRTRR from the exons ATGACTGCTATGGCATCTCTCTCTGCGACTTCCGAGTTGAAGGTGCTGGACAGGGAGAAATGTGTGCATGGAGGGTTGGACGGATCCGAGGTCGTGCCTGTTAGCTCTCTCGAATCCGAGGGGCGGAGTGCGCTCGATGCAGAGACTGCAGGTGTCTCTCCAGTGGTCTTGAAGTACGATGGAGGGATGGATGCATGGT TCGCCGGAGGATGGTTGGCGATGTTCTGTGTGATAGGTCTGGGCCCTGCATCGTTCGGTACAATGGAGAACTTCTACGTGCAACATTACCTGCCGAATTCTACTCCGTCTAGTATAAACTGGATTG GCTCGCTTCAGCTGGGATTTCAAAGTTTGGTGGGTGTGCTTGTAGCAGGAGT ATTTGATTCTGGCCATTTCCGGTGGCTTTCCCTGCCTGGTTATGTTCTGTTCTTGCTCTC ACTCTTCATGCTTTCATTGGCGAAAGAAAACATGTTTTATCAAGTATTCCTATCGCAGGGTGTGGGACTCGGCCTTGCGATAGGTATAATATACACCCCCATCTCGTCAGCTGTATCACAGCATTTCATCGAACGACGTGGTCTAGCAATG GGGATTATAACCACTGGAACCGCACTCGGAGGCACATTCTTCTCGATCGTCCTTGAGAAATTCCTGAATGGGCCCATCGGGTTCGCATGGGGTGTGCGCATATGCGGATTTATCAGCCTCGCATGCCTCGCTCTGGCAAATATGCTCATCAAAACCAACTATCCGCCACCGGAGATCAACTCTGGCTCTGCGGACACACACATTGCCCAGGCTAGTACGCCACCCGGGCCTGCCACCACCGTCCAGGAGAGCGGCATGCCTCTACTACGCCAGCTCGTGCGCACCCCATCGTACCTCGTGTTCATCATATTCGGCTTCGTCGGCTCTCTCGCGCTGTACAACCCCATATTCTCCATCGAACTCTTCGCGCTGCGCGAAGCACACGTATCCACATCCCTAGGCGGGTACCTGCTCGCGATCCTGAACACGAGCAGCATTTTCGGCAGGCTGTTTTTCAACCAGATGGCAGATTGGTATGGCGTGTTCGAGGTGTTTATTCCTTGTATGGCGGCTACAG CGGTGTCACTGTACTTTCCTGCGGTGCTCTCCCTGGACCAAGACGTGTCGCGCTCAGGCCTGCGCCTCGGGCTGGCATCTGTTCCCGTAGGACTGGCGAGTCTGATTGGCACGCCTATTGCCGCGGCTCTTGTAGGCCGTGATCGCTGGTGGGCTGGGTGTGTGTTCACTGGG GTGTTGGAGCTGTTTGGCGCTTTTTTGCTTCTGATAGTTTTTTTAATGAATTCAAGTGTGAGACGGCAAGGAGAGCGACAACGACAATGGAGGACAAGGAGGTAG